One Phaseolus vulgaris cultivar G19833 chromosome 4, P. vulgaris v2.0, whole genome shotgun sequence DNA window includes the following coding sequences:
- the LOC137838594 gene encoding uncharacterized protein — protein MTVEAQEADQALDVDLVFTKADLRDFVPHDNDLVVISVVTAWRKVHRVLVDQGSSTNVMFWSTFNKLQLSPNQLRPYTGCLYGFAGDQVEMRGLLELKTTFIDGVASSIDNIRYLVVNDPSAYNILLGRPALNRLRAVASTRHMKMKLLNLRGTVKDQHVADLEELLTTISRYRLKLNPKKCVFGVEAGKFLGFLLTECEIQIFTLVVMIDLPIRKVLQKPDVAGRMVRWEVELSEFDVQYEPRGLIKGQVYTNCVVELFLADAHQEEANFRWVLSVDRSSNQQASGAGVILEEPNGLLIEQALRFSFKASNNQAKYEALIAGMLLAKEMGVHSLLVKSDSLLVIGQVMGEYQAKDPQMVAYLGYVQVLKGSFAVFELIHVPREQNARADFLAKLASSGKGGRQRTVIQETLKTPRTFSADNLVGVHQVNTSRGGTRSHRSLTQETLKTPRISTYPVLGEESLQVCLSEGGETWMTPYKHYLADGILPLEPTEDKKIKKNLAKYTLIDGELFRHRFTRPILVCVSGDQCARIMVELHEGICGNHIVGRSLASKAIRAWYYWPTVREDCTRYAQ, from the exons ATGACGGTAGAGGCGCAAGAGGCAGATCAGGCCCTTGACGtcgaccttgtcttcaccaaggccgaccttCGAGATTTCGTCCCCCACGATAATGACCTAGTGGTGATCTCAGTAGTGACCGCATGGAGAAAGGTACACCGTGtcctggtggaccagggaagctcgaccaacgtgatgttctggtcgactttcaacaagttgcagttgtctccTAATCAACTGAGGCCTTACACTGGctgtttgtatggttttgcgGGAGATCAGGTGGAGATGCGCGGGCTCCTAGAGCTAAAAACCACCTTCATAGATGGTGTCGCCTCTAGTATAGACaacatcaggtaccttgttgttAACGACCCCTCAGCTTACAATATACTGTTGGGTAGGCCCGCACTAAATAGGTTAAGGGCAGTGGCatcaacaaggcacatgaagatgaagctgcttAACTTGCGGGGAAca GTGAAGGATCAACATGTCGCTGATCTAGAAGAGCTATTGACAACAATATCTAGGTATagattgaagctgaaccccaagaagtgtgtgttcggggtggaagcgggtaagttcttgggtttcctactcACTGAGTGTGAGATACAG ATTTTTACTTTAGTGGTGATGATAGACCTGCCTATCCGCAAAGTCCTACAGAAGCCGGACGTGGCGGGGAGGATGGTACGTTGGGAAGTGGAACTATCAGAGTTCGATGTCCAGTACGAGCCCAGAGGCCTTATCAAAGGCCAAGTCTACACAAATTGCGTGGTAGAGCTCTTCTTGGCAGATGCACACCAAGAGGAAGCCAACTTCCGATGGGTGCTCTCTGTAGATAGGTCCTCTAACCAGCAAGCCAGTGGAGCTGGCGTCATCTTGGAGGAACCGAACGGGCTATTaatcgagcaggccctacggttctccttcaaggccagcaacaaccaagcaaagtacgaagccctgatcgctGGCATGCTattagccaaggagatgggtgtgCATAGTTTGTTGGTGAAGAGTGACTCCCTGCTGGTCATAGGTCAGGTAATGGGAGAATACCAGGCCAAAGATCCTCAGATGGTCGCATACCTAGGTTACGTCCAAGTTCTGAAGGGGTCGTTTGCGGTGTTCGAGCTTATACATGTCcctagggagcagaatgcccgagctgactttcTAGCTAAGCTCgctagctcaggcaaggggggcagacaaaGGACCGTCATACAGGAAACCTTGAAGACACCTCGAACCTTCAGCGCAGATAATTTGGTGGGGGTCCATCAGGTCAACACGTCGAGAGGGGGGACGAGGAGTCATCGGTCACTGACTCAGGAGACACTGAAAACTCCCAGGATAAGCACATATCCAGTTCTTGGGGAGGAATCATTGCAGGTCTGCCTGAGCGAAGGAGGAGAAActtggatgacgccctacaagcatTACCTGGCTGATGGGATACTCCCATTGGAACCCACAGAggacaaaaaaataaagaaaaatttggCTAAGTACACTCTCATCGACGGAGAGTTGTTCAGACATAGGTTCACCCGCCCAATTTTGGTATGTGTAAGTGGCGACCAATGCGCACGAATAATGgtagagctccacgaagggatatgcgggaATCATATCGTTGGTCGATCTCTAGCATCGAAGGCCATTCGGGCATGGTACTATTGGCCAACCGTAAGGGAAGACTGCACGAGGTACGCACAATag